A single region of the Salicibibacter cibi genome encodes:
- the urtE gene encoding urea ABC transporter ATP-binding subunit UrtE — protein sequence MLKSTNLEVGYGDSVVVREGSIEVKEGQVVCLMGRNGVGKSTLMKGIMGVLKPIQGELSYKGESMIDSSPTARAYRGFGYVPQGREIFGTLTVQENLLIGLETSESKPQTIPKWIYEYFPVLLEMKNRKGGELSGGQQQQLAIARALAANPNLLLLDEPTEGIQPNIVAEIQAIIETIKQKQPKLSILLIEQSFDFARRIADYYYIMDNGKIVYKGKELKEGEIRHLLSI from the coding sequence ATGCTTAAATCTACCAATTTGGAAGTTGGATACGGAGATTCAGTTGTTGTTCGGGAAGGGTCCATTGAAGTAAAAGAAGGACAAGTTGTATGTCTCATGGGTAGGAACGGTGTAGGCAAATCCACACTAATGAAAGGAATCATGGGCGTACTCAAACCGATACAAGGCGAACTGTCCTACAAAGGGGAGTCAATGATTGATTCATCACCCACTGCACGCGCGTACCGAGGTTTTGGCTACGTTCCGCAAGGCAGGGAAATTTTTGGAACACTTACGGTTCAGGAAAACCTTTTGATAGGACTGGAAACAAGCGAGTCCAAGCCACAAACCATTCCTAAGTGGATTTATGAATACTTTCCCGTACTACTGGAAATGAAAAATCGAAAAGGCGGTGAGCTCAGCGGTGGTCAGCAGCAACAACTCGCCATCGCGCGGGCGCTCGCTGCAAACCCAAACCTTTTACTGTTGGATGAACCCACGGAAGGCATCCAACCAAACATTGTCGCTGAAATTCAAGCCATCATCGAAACTATCAAACAAAAACAACCGAAACTTTCCATTCTTCTTATTGAACAAAGCTTTGACTTTGCAAGACGCATTGCTGACTATTATTATATTATGGATAACGGCAAGATTGTTTACAAGGGAAAGGAATTGAAAGAAGGGGAGATTCGGCATTTGTTGAGCATATAA
- the urtD gene encoding urea ABC transporter ATP-binding protein UrtD, translated as MSQGNTFHKPKAILDASDVTVQFGGFKAIDNFSFSIERQEIHFLIGPNGAGKTTFLDVVCGKTASKTGKILFGNEDLTKKKEFQIVRSGVGRKFQAPSIFTNLSVADNLELAMEQDKRLFPLLKAKLTSKEQSAIKEMLELINLKSAGEQEAGTLSHGQKQWLEIGMVMIQQPRLVLLDEPIAGMTEEEEEKTGELLLKLKKKCAILVVEHNMDFVRSFSEKVTVMHQGQRLCDGTMEEIQENEQVMDVYLGRQRRETHA; from the coding sequence ATGTCTCAAGGAAACACGTTCCACAAACCGAAAGCCATTCTTGATGCATCTGATGTAACCGTCCAATTCGGTGGCTTTAAAGCGATTGATAACTTTTCCTTTAGCATCGAGCGTCAGGAAATCCATTTTTTGATCGGTCCGAACGGAGCCGGAAAAACCACTTTTCTTGATGTTGTATGCGGCAAAACCGCGAGTAAAACCGGAAAGATTCTGTTTGGAAACGAAGATCTTACGAAGAAAAAAGAGTTTCAGATCGTCCGGTCTGGGGTTGGGCGCAAGTTTCAAGCCCCATCCATCTTTACAAATTTATCTGTCGCAGACAATCTCGAACTGGCGATGGAACAAGACAAGCGTCTTTTTCCGCTGTTAAAAGCTAAACTTACCTCTAAAGAACAGTCAGCAATCAAGGAAATGCTTGAACTCATTAACCTCAAATCTGCCGGCGAACAAGAAGCAGGAACGTTGTCTCATGGCCAAAAGCAGTGGTTAGAGATCGGGATGGTCATGATACAACAACCTCGCTTGGTCTTGCTTGATGAACCTATTGCCGGAATGACGGAAGAGGAAGAAGAGAAGACCGGAGAACTTCTTCTCAAACTAAAAAAGAAGTGCGCGATTCTCGTCGTGGAGCATAACATGGACTTCGTCCGTTCATTCTCGGAAAAAGTGACCGTTATGCATCAGGGACAACGGTTATGTGATGGCACAATGGAAGAAATACAAGAAAATGAACAAGTGATGGATGTTTATTTGGGAAGGCAAAGGAGAGAGACACATGCTTAA
- the urtC gene encoding urea ABC transporter permease subunit UrtC: protein MNSKMIRYFVSRKWLFIILFAILVILPSVLTDFHINLLGQFIAFAILVIGLDLLWGYTGVLSLGHGIFFGIGAYIMAMYLTMSSEDGVIPEFMVWNGITELPILWALFQNPIAAIAGAMAVPMIIASILGFFTFRNRIKDVYFTILTQALVLATVTLIVSRQDITGGSDGLTGFTNLFGQQLLAPSTQLVLYYVSLACLAIVFLLCYKITTSRFGKTLVAIRDQENRLRFSGYNTATYKTFIFTLSAGIAGLAGMLFVTQMGIITPEEIGIVPSIEMALWVAIGGRGTLIGPIIGAILVNAARTGFSETYPEMWPYFLGAVFVIIVLFFPKGIMGIFDRLKKRGEDNVSRKHVPQTESHS, encoded by the coding sequence ATGAATTCAAAGATGATTCGTTATTTCGTCAGTCGCAAATGGCTTTTTATCATTCTATTCGCTATTTTAGTCATTCTGCCATCGGTCCTTACCGATTTTCATATAAACTTATTAGGGCAATTTATCGCGTTCGCGATTTTGGTTATCGGTCTTGATTTATTATGGGGATATACTGGTGTCCTCAGCTTGGGCCACGGCATTTTTTTTGGGATTGGTGCTTACATTATGGCCATGTACTTAACCATGTCTTCCGAGGATGGGGTCATCCCGGAGTTTATGGTTTGGAACGGCATTACGGAACTGCCGATATTGTGGGCGTTGTTTCAAAATCCGATCGCAGCAATTGCAGGTGCCATGGCCGTTCCGATGATTATTGCCAGTATTCTCGGCTTTTTCACCTTTCGAAACCGAATTAAAGATGTCTATTTTACAATTCTAACGCAAGCACTTGTGCTCGCCACTGTTACGTTGATTGTAAGTCGTCAGGACATTACCGGAGGGTCCGATGGATTAACGGGGTTTACAAATTTATTTGGGCAGCAACTTCTCGCGCCTTCCACGCAGCTAGTTCTATATTACGTTTCACTTGCCTGTTTAGCCATTGTGTTTTTGCTATGTTATAAAATCACAACAAGTCGTTTCGGCAAAACGTTGGTAGCGATTCGCGATCAGGAAAACCGTTTGCGGTTTTCGGGGTATAATACAGCGACGTACAAAACGTTTATCTTTACATTGTCCGCCGGTATCGCGGGGCTTGCAGGCATGTTATTCGTAACTCAAATGGGAATCATTACACCGGAAGAGATCGGCATCGTCCCTTCGATTGAAATGGCCTTATGGGTGGCAATTGGTGGGCGTGGTACATTAATCGGTCCAATCATTGGGGCAATACTTGTAAATGCTGCAAGAACGGGGTTCAGTGAAACATATCCGGAAATGTGGCCATATTTTCTCGGAGCTGTGTTCGTTATTATTGTTCTTTTCTTTCCAAAAGGGATTATGGGCATATTCGACCGTTTAAAAAAGCGAGGTGAAGACAATGTCTCAAGGAAACACGTTCCACAAACCGAAAGCCATTCTTGA